The following coding sequences are from one Mycosarcoma maydis chromosome 23, whole genome shotgun sequence window:
- a CDS encoding uncharacterized protein (related to aminopeptidase Y precursor, vacuolar) produces MLSLRLVQLTTLALVLLSGAQQASARPPKLRPVDSKRLRNDIKRKDLLDGARKLQSLAYATQERNRVFASPGHKATVSYIQDELRKAGRGDYFDVYLQPFTATYAQHSSELEIDNQATESATFTYSPNGEFNNVQVVNVANLGCEQTDFGADVQGKIALIKRGTCPFSTKVARAGTAKAAAVLIYNNAPGDVAGTLGSKGPVAEGSFVPVAGVTQQVGDALVARLAADDKVFAKLKLDGVVQDRTTHNVIAETKGGSKEQVIMVGAHSDSVIAGPGINDNGSGSIALLTIAKQLSKYSVNNAVRFAWWSAEEFGLLGAKHYVSQLNPHEKDQIRLYLNFDMIASPNYVLSVHDGDGSTFNQPGPAGSAQAEAMFFDYFNNVAKKPLIEGPFDGRSDYGPFLDAGIAAGGLDTGAEGIKTEQEANVFGGTAGIAYDANYHQAGDTVDNLAMDAFEINAKAIAHAVATYSTSLESLGPKSTNTKRNLAAPNQFGQNTHRCGGDLALI; encoded by the exons ATGCTCAGTCTGAGGCTGGTTCAGCTCACCACACTGGCACTTGTGCTGCTCAGCGGTGCTCAGCAGGCCTCGGCTCGGCCGCCAAAGCTTCGACCTGTTGATTCG AAACGCCTTCGAAACGACATCAAGCGTAAAGATCTCCTTGATGGTGCGCGCAAGCTCCAATCGCTCGCATACGCTACGCAAGAACGCAACCGAGTGTTCGCCTCTCCCGGCCACAAGGCCACCGTTTCCTACATCCAGGACGAGCTCCGCAAAGCCGGACGCGGCGATTACTTTGACGTCTACCTGCAGCCGTTCACGGCTACCTACGCTCAACACTCTTCCGAGCTCGAAATCGACAACCAAGCTACTGAATCCGCCACTTTCACCTACTCTCCCAACGGCGAGTTCAACAACGTCCAAGTGGTCAATGTCGCCAATCTGGGCTGTGAGCAGACCGACTTTGGTGCTGATGTACAAGGCAAAATCGCGCTCATCAAGCGCGGTACCTGTCCCTTTTCCACAAAGGTGGCTCGAGCCGGTACGGCCAAAGCGGCAGCGGTGCTGATCTACAACAATGCGCCCGGTGATGTGGCTGGTACGTTGGGCAGCAAGGGTCCCGTAGCCGAGGGCTCATTTGTTCCTGTGGCTGGTGTAACGCAACAAGTGGGAGACGCCCTGGTAGCGCGTTTGGCGGCAGATGACAAGGTGTTTGCCAAGCTGAAATTGGACGGAGTCGTTCAGGACCGCACGACGCACAATGTGATCGCCGAGACCAAAGGTGGTAGTAAAGAGCAAGTCATCATGGTGGGCGCACACTCGGACAGTGTTATCGCAGGCCCCGGTATCAACGATAACGGTTCCGGCTCGATCGCTCTGCTCACCATTGCCAAGCAACTCTCGAAATACAGCGTAAACAATGCTGTTCGATTCGCGTGGTGGTCTGCTGAAGAGTTCGGACTGCTGGGCGCCAAACACTACGTCTCGCAACTCAACCCGCACGAAAAGGATCAGATTCGACTCTATCTCAACTTTGACATGATCGCTTCGCCCAACTACGTACTTAGCGTCCACGACGGCGATGGAAGCACGTTCAACCAGCCTGGACCCGCCGGCTCTGCTCAGGCCGAGGCAATGTTCTTTGACTACTTCAACAATGTAGCCAAGAAACCATTGATCGAGGGTCCGTTTGATGGACGCAGCGATTACGGTCCGTTCTTGGATGCCGGCATTGCGGCTGGTGGTCTCGACACTGGTGCCGAAGGAATCAAGACCGAACAAGAGGCCAACGTGTTTGGTGGAACTGCCGGTATTGCATATGATGCCAACTACCACCAAGCCGGCGACACGGTTGACAACTTGGCCATGGACGCATTCGAGATCAACGCAAAGGCCATCGCTCACGCCGTAGCCACCTACTCGACCAGCCTTGAAAGTCTCGGACCCAAGTCAACCAACACCAAGCGAAACCTAGCCGCGCCCAACCAATTCGGTCAAAACACGCATCGCTGCGGTGGCGACCTGGCGCTCATCTAA